The Peromyscus maniculatus bairdii isolate BWxNUB_F1_BW_parent chromosome 6, HU_Pman_BW_mat_3.1, whole genome shotgun sequence genome has a segment encoding these proteins:
- the Ttf2 gene encoding transcription termination factor 2: MEVVKCPQHGTVCFLKTGLRDGPNKGKSFYVCRSNTCGFVQSTDIPVSCCLLHEDFVVELQGLFLPQGKKEWRLFFRCARSKAEGKHWCGSVPWQDPNPKDYPVTSKPPQASELLPHPPSQPRNPFKVLNTNQKAASQKQLVEGDGEGKTADKKLRENKDQLLDQKKDQKSKSDCRMEKDPSPDLVTETQSRGDGKEQGAKMKFQPHTKKTEGLASRQGPGDALRGTSVVPQTSESESRDVPNKPEPPREKETQRLPQNVPGQNPESKAQKEGHLSREQVGSGEAQGRTGTGAPSAQASQEGAPGLCFREARHAASSSEDSDDSEDDEGVSSRPGSPLLFDSPVDSQKKGSLQPCDQRVQRQPPAVVGVSKKGESCDPAAQRANLTAQLRQKKGTLAAVNIQALPDKGEKLLKQIQALEDALSALALSPEQGAKENCSSQEPQQSGFAKTATDPPHLVPPQPLPSHEVQLVSSLGLKAGRQGTPEGPSQCSGGHMNQHRLHSVWKITSEAIDELHRSLESCPGQTAVAEDPAGLKVPLLLHQKQALAWLLWRESQKPQGGILADDMGLGKTLTMIALILTKKNQEKSKDKDRSMPVTWLSKDDSSVLTSNGTLIVCPASLIHHWKNEVEKRVNSNKLRIYLYHGPNRSRHARVLSTYDVVITTYSLLAKEIPTTKQEGEVPGANLSMEGVSAPLLQVVWARIILDEAHNVKNPQIQTSIAVCKLQARARWAVTGTPIQNNLLDMYSLMKFLRCSPFDDFSLWKSQVDNGSLKGGERLSILTRSLLLRRTKDQLDSTGKPLVPLPQRRLQLHRLKLAEDEQAVYDVFLARSRSALQSYLKRHEGRGSQPGRSPDNPFSRVAQEFGSSVPQCSAAAGPQRPSTVHVLSQLLRLRQCCCHLSLLKSALDPTELESEGLVLSLEEQLSALTLSKLEVSEPSPTVCLNGTCFKVELFDNTRRSTKVSSLLAELEAIRKASGSQKSVIVSQWTSMLQVVALHLRKHGLTYATIDGSVNPKQRMDLVEAFNHSRGPQVMLISLLAGGVGLNLTGGNHLFLLDMHWNPSLEDQACDRIYRVGQEKDVVVHRFVCEGTVEEKILQLQEKKKDLAKQVLSGSGGSVTKLTLADLKVLFGI, translated from the exons GTTGTTCTTCCGATGCGCTCGAAGTAAGGCAGAGGGGAAGCACTGGTGTGGGAGTGTTCCGTGGCAG GATCCTAATCCTAAAGACTATCCTGTAACCAGCAAGCCTCCGCAGGCATCTGAGTTACTTCCTCATCCTCCCAGCCAGCCAAGAAACCCATTCAAGGTGCTTAACACTAATCAGAAAGCAGCTTCCCAGAAACAGTTAGTCGAAGGAGATGGCGAGGGAAAGACAGCTGATAAGAAGCTGAGAGAGAACAAAGACCAGCTCTTGGATCAAAAGAAAGACCAGAAGTCCAAGTCTGACTGTAGGATGGAGAAAGACCCCTCCCCTGACCTGGTGACAGAAACACAGTCTAGAGGTGACGGGAAAGAACAAGGGGCGAAAATGAAGTTTCAGCCCCATACTAAGAAGACGGAAGGACTGGCTTCCAGACAAGGCCCTGGAGATGCGCTCCGAGGAACGTCTGTGGTTCCTCAGACGTCAGAGAGTGAGAGTCGAGATGTCCCAAACAAGCCAGAACCTCCGAGGGAAAAGGAAACCCAGCGTTTGCCTCAGAATGTCCCTGGTCAGAACCCAGAAAGCAAAGCCCAGAAAGAGGGCCACCTCAGCAGGGAGCAGGTCGGGAGTGGGGAGGCCCAAGGCAGAACAGGCACAGGTGCCCCCAGTGCCCAGGCTTCTCAGGAGGGAGCGCCTGGGCTCTGCTTTCGAGAGGCCCGCCATGCTGCCTCCAGCAGCGAGGACAGCGATGACAGCGAGGACGATGAGGGTGTATCCAGTAGGCCAGGCTCCCCACTTCTCTTTGACTCCCCTGTGGACTCCCAGAAGAAGGGGAGCCTCCAACCTTGCGATCAGCGTGTGCAAAGACAGCCGCCTGCTGTTGTGGGTGTCTCCAAGAAGGGAGAGTCGTGTGACCCAGCAGCCCAGCGTGCAAACCTTACGGCACAGCTGAGACAAAAGAAG GGCACCCTGGCTGCAGTGAACATCCAGGCTCTCCCTGACAAGGGTGAGAAGTTGCTTAAGCAAATCCAGGCATTGGAGGACGCACTCAGTGCTCTGGCTCTCTCCCCAGAGCAAG GAGCTAAGGAGAACTGTAGCTCTCAGGAACCCCAGCAGAGTGGCTTCGCCAAAACCGCTACAGACCCTCCACACCTCgtgcctccccagccccttcccagtCATGAGGTCCAGCTTGTAAGCTCTCTAGGACTAAAGGCAGGTCGCCAGGGAACTCCTGAAGGACCCAGTCAGTGCTCGGGAG GTCATATGAACCAACATCGCCTTCATAGTGTATGGAAAATCACGAGTGAAGCCATTGATGAGCTGCATCGGTCACTGGAGTCTTGTCCTGGTCAAACAGCAGTGGCAGAAGACCCAGCTGGCTTGAAG GTCCCTTTGTTACTCCACCAGAAGCAGGCATTAGCCTGGTTACTATGGCGGGAAAGTCAGAAGCCACAAGGAGGGATTCTGG CGGATGATATGGGCTTAGGAAAAACCCTGACAATGATCGCACTCATCCTAACCAAGAAGAACCAGGAGAAAAGCAAGGACAAGGACAGAAGCATGCCTGTGACGTGGCTTTCCAAGGACG ACTCCTCTGTTTTGACTTCCAATGGAACACTAATTGTCTGCCCCGCTTCCCTGATCCATCACTGGAAGAACGAGGTAGAGAAACGAGTGAACAGCAACAAACTCAGAATCTATCTCTACCACGGGCCAAACAGGAGTCGGCATGCAAGAGT ACTCTCTACATATGACGTCGTGATTACTACCTATAGCCTTCTGGCCAAGGAGATTCCCACAACAAAGCAAGAGGGAGAGGTTCCAGGCGCAAACCTCAGTATGGAG GGCGTCTCAGCACCTTTGCTTCAGGTAGTCTGGGCTCGAATCATACTGGATGAAGCTCACAATGTGAAGAATCCTCAAATCCAGACATCCATTGCTGTGTGTAAGCTGCAGGCTCGGGCCCGGTGGGCTGTCACCGGGACCCCCATTCAGAACAACCTATTGGATATGTACTCACTAATGAA GTTTCTCCGCTGTTCCCCGTTTGATGACTTCAGTCTTTGGAAGAGTCAGGTGGACAACGGTTCATTGAAAGGGGGAGAACGCTTGAGCATTTTAACCAGGAGCCTTTTGCTGAGGAGAACAAAAGACCAACTGGATTCCACTGGTAAACCTTTG GTGCCACTGCCCCAGCGCAGGCTTCAGCTGCACCGCCTGAAGCTGGCTGAAGACGAGCAGGCTGTTTACGACGTCTTCCTGGCAAGGTCGAG GTCAGCTCTCCAGTCCTATCTAAAGAGACACGAAGGTAGAGGCAGCCAGCCCGGAAGAAGCCCTGATAATCCGTTCAGTAGAG TGGCGCAGGAGTTTGGGTCCAGCGTGCCCCAGTGCTCTGCTGCAGCAGGCCCGCAGAGACCCAGCACCGTACACGTCCTGTCCCAGCTGCTGCGGCTCCGCCAGTGCTGCTGCCACCTCTCCCTGCTCAAGTCG GCCCTGGACCCAACAGAACTGGAGAGCGAAGGCCTTGTCctgtccctggaagagcagctcagCGCTCTGACCTTGTCCAAACTCGAGGTCTCAGAGCCGTCACCCACTGTTTGTCTCAACGGCACCTGCTTCAAGGTGGAGCTTTTTGACAACACACGAAGGAGCACCAAG GTGTCTTCTCTGCTGGCAGAACTGGAGGCAATCCGAAAAGCCTCAGGGTCCCAAAAGAG TGTCATTGTCTCTCAGTGGACCAGCATGCTGCAAGTGGTAGCCCTGCACCTCAGGAAGCATGGACTGACTTATGCCACCATCGACGGCTCTGTCAACCCCAAACAGAGAATGGACCTGGTGGAGGCATTTAACCACTCCCGGGGGCCTCAG GTTATGCTGATCTCCCTCTTGGCTGGCGGTGTTGGACTCAATCTGACTGGAGGGAACCACCTCTTCCTTTTGGACATGCACTG GAATCCCTCACTTGAAGACCAAGCTTGTGATCGCATCTACAGAGTAGGACAGGAGAAGGATGTCGTCGTACACAG GTTCGTCTGTGAGGGGACAGTGGAAGAGAAGATCTTACAgctccaagaaaaaaagaaagatttggcCAAACAGGTCCTTTCTGGATCCGGAGGATCTGTCACCAAGCTCACACTGGCTGACCTCAAGGTCCTCTTTGGCATCTAG